The following are encoded in a window of Prochlorococcus marinus str. MIT 1013 genomic DNA:
- a CDS encoding pyridoxal phosphate-dependent aminotransferase gives MTEKSQISTRALSIKPSLTLEISAKAKALKAEGKNICSLSAGEPDFDTPGFIIDATLKALKDGKTRYGPAAGDPELREAIAQKQSNINKVPTKTDNVLVTNGGKQAIYNLFQVVLNPGDEVLIPAPYWLSYPEITLLAGAKPIKIKSSTKDNFKIDINSLEENVTEKTRLLIINSPSNPTGCVLTEQEMNTISEFLRRHPRIFLMSDEIYEFLISPNQVHHSFAKIAPDLKNRIFTVNGFAKAWAMTGWRIGYLTGNTEVIKKAIALQSQSTSNVCSFAQKGAIAALQGSKDCVHEMAEIYNKRRLLITERLKKIKNISFVPPTGAFYVFPEINLEDIDSISFCKLALEKVGLAIVPGIAFGDDKCIRISYASSNEMIKDGVDRLERLLNQF, from the coding sequence ATGACTGAAAAATCACAGATATCTACAAGAGCTCTCTCAATAAAACCTTCTCTAACTCTTGAGATCAGCGCAAAAGCTAAGGCTTTAAAAGCTGAAGGAAAAAACATTTGTAGTTTAAGCGCTGGAGAACCTGATTTCGATACCCCAGGATTTATTATCGATGCCACTCTAAAAGCATTAAAAGATGGAAAAACTCGTTATGGACCTGCTGCTGGAGATCCAGAATTAAGAGAAGCCATTGCCCAAAAGCAATCAAATATTAATAAAGTTCCCACAAAAACAGACAATGTTTTGGTAACAAATGGAGGGAAACAAGCAATATACAATTTATTTCAAGTAGTTTTAAATCCTGGAGATGAAGTCCTCATACCTGCACCATATTGGCTTAGTTATCCAGAGATAACCCTTTTAGCTGGTGCCAAGCCAATTAAAATTAAATCTTCAACTAAAGATAATTTCAAAATAGATATCAATTCTCTAGAAGAAAACGTAACTGAAAAAACAAGGTTATTAATTATCAACTCTCCAAGTAATCCAACAGGCTGCGTTTTAACCGAGCAAGAAATGAATACTATTTCTGAGTTTTTAAGAAGACATCCAAGAATTTTTTTAATGAGTGATGAGATTTATGAATTTCTTATTTCTCCAAATCAAGTTCATCACAGTTTTGCAAAAATAGCACCCGATTTAAAAAATAGAATTTTCACAGTCAACGGTTTTGCCAAGGCTTGGGCAATGACTGGCTGGAGGATTGGATACCTAACAGGAAATACAGAGGTAATAAAGAAAGCCATTGCTTTACAAAGTCAAAGTACAAGCAATGTATGCAGTTTTGCTCAAAAAGGAGCTATTGCCGCACTTCAGGGCTCAAAAGATTGCGTTCATGAAATGGCAGAAATTTATAACAAAAGGAGGTTATTGATAACAGAAAGACTAAAAAAAATAAAAAATATTTCTTTTGTCCCTCCCACTGGAGCTTTCTATGTTTTCCCAGAAATTAATCTAGAGGATATCGATTCAATAAGTTTCTGTAAATTGGCACTAGAAAAGGTTGGCCTAGCAATAGTTCCAGGGATTGCTTTTGGAGATGACAAATGCATAAGAATCTCATATGCATCTTCAAATGAAATGATCAAGGATGGAGTTGATAGGTTAGAAAGACTATTAAATCAATTTTAA
- a CDS encoding lactoylglutathione lyase, translating into MPLMNINFVIASKNPKELSGFYAKINSDKACKGFNASHYFISLSNRSKIHFYRPNENHEWQRKGNSTSLCFQGEPSEDPSKMIETWISEILKIGGSVMGITKLANFGAEQWILDPEGNKFLILVPYLSKGSDLDALM; encoded by the coding sequence ATGCCTTTGATGAACATAAACTTTGTAATTGCCTCTAAAAACCCTAAAGAATTGTCTGGATTTTATGCCAAAATCAACTCTGACAAGGCATGCAAAGGTTTTAACGCTTCTCATTATTTTATTTCGTTAAGTAATCGATCCAAAATACATTTTTATCGACCTAATGAGAATCATGAATGGCAAAGGAAAGGAAATTCAACCTCATTATGTTTTCAAGGTGAACCTTCTGAAGATCCATCAAAAATGATTGAAACGTGGATTTCTGAGATATTAAAAATAGGAGGTAGTGTTATGGGCATAACAAAATTGGCAAACTTTGGAGCTGAACAATGGATTCTTGATCCAGAAGGTAATAAATTCTTGATTTTAGTGCCGTACCTTTCAAAAGGATCAGATTTGGATGCTCTGATGTGA
- a CDS encoding uracil-DNA glycosylase, with amino-acid sequence MKKNSAPDKEFSEVCNFSNSKNKIVVSRGNPFAKLMIVGEAPGAKEQELGEPFVGRSGKLLDKLLQNAGIDISLDVYFCNVVKCRPPKNRRPTKTEIQENLPWLYQQIKLVNPEIILLVGATALQAILKNKSPISILRGKWINWDGRLVMPIFHPAYLLRNQSKEEGSPMSLTKLDFLKIKEKIDTLK; translated from the coding sequence GTGAAAAAAAATAGCGCTCCTGATAAAGAATTTTCTGAAGTTTGTAATTTCAGCAATTCCAAAAACAAAATTGTTGTATCTAGGGGTAACCCTTTCGCTAAGTTGATGATTGTTGGTGAGGCTCCAGGAGCAAAGGAGCAGGAGTTAGGAGAGCCTTTTGTGGGAAGGTCTGGAAAGCTACTTGATAAGTTGCTTCAAAATGCAGGAATCGATATCAGCCTAGATGTTTATTTTTGCAACGTGGTCAAATGTAGACCTCCAAAAAATAGACGCCCAACAAAGACAGAAATCCAAGAAAATCTTCCCTGGTTATATCAACAAATCAAACTTGTAAATCCAGAAATTATACTTCTTGTTGGTGCTACAGCCTTACAAGCAATTTTGAAAAATAAGTCCCCTATAAGCATTCTCAGGGGTAAATGGATTAATTGGGATGGAAGACTTGTTATGCCTATTTTTCATCCAGCTTATTTACTTAGAAATCAATCAAAAGAGGAAGGATCTCCAATGAGTTTAACTAAATTGGATTTTTTAAAAATCAAAGAAAAAATTGATACTTTAAAATAG
- the ispG gene encoding (E)-4-hydroxy-3-methylbut-2-enyl-diphosphate synthase, with amino-acid sequence MIATLEKDKKENNVSQRYSTRIIRRDTRPVMVGDIGIGGDNPVRVQSMINEDTMDIEGSTAAIRRLHEIGCEIVRLTVPTLASAKAVGEIKKLLASTYQPVPLVADVHHNGMKIALEVAKHVDKVRINPGLFVFERPDPNRTEFTDAEIKATKDKIIQKFEPIVNTLKEQNKALRIGVNHGSLAERMLFAYGDTPFGMVESAMEFIRICDSLDFHNIVVSMKASRPPVMLAAYRMMADTMDKEGFNYPLHLGVTEAGDGDYGRIKSTAGIGTLLSEGIGDTIRVSLTEAPEKEIPVAYSILQAVGLRKTMVEYISCPSCGRTLFNLEEVVAKVRAATIHLTGLDIAVMGCIVNGPGEMADADYGYVGKGVGTIALYRNRDEIKRVPEDEGVQALVDLIKEDGKWVDP; translated from the coding sequence ATGATTGCGACCCTGGAAAAAGATAAGAAAGAAAATAATGTTTCACAGCGTTATAGCACCAGAATTATTCGTAGAGATACTAGACCTGTAATGGTTGGAGATATTGGCATAGGAGGGGATAATCCAGTTCGTGTTCAGTCGATGATTAATGAAGATACGATGGATATTGAGGGTTCAACTGCCGCAATTAGAAGATTGCATGAAATAGGATGTGAGATTGTTAGATTAACGGTTCCCACTCTTGCAAGTGCAAAAGCTGTTGGAGAAATAAAAAAACTTCTAGCTAGTACTTATCAACCAGTTCCATTAGTAGCGGATGTTCACCACAATGGAATGAAAATAGCTTTAGAGGTTGCTAAGCATGTAGATAAAGTTCGTATCAATCCAGGATTATTTGTTTTTGAAAGACCTGATCCAAATAGAACAGAATTTACTGACGCGGAAATAAAAGCAACTAAAGATAAGATTATTCAGAAATTTGAACCAATTGTTAATACTTTAAAAGAGCAAAATAAGGCACTTAGGATAGGAGTTAATCATGGATCATTAGCAGAGAGAATGTTATTTGCATATGGAGATACACCTTTTGGGATGGTTGAATCAGCCATGGAATTTATTCGAATTTGTGATTCATTAGACTTTCACAATATTGTAGTTTCAATGAAGGCTTCTAGACCTCCTGTCATGCTCGCTGCTTACAGAATGATGGCTGATACTATGGATAAAGAGGGATTTAATTATCCTTTGCATTTGGGTGTAACTGAAGCTGGTGATGGAGATTATGGGAGAATAAAAAGTACTGCTGGAATCGGAACATTATTATCAGAGGGGATTGGAGACACAATACGAGTTTCCCTTACTGAGGCACCAGAGAAGGAAATACCGGTTGCTTATTCAATTCTGCAAGCAGTTGGACTGAGAAAAACTATGGTCGAATATATTAGTTGCCCTAGCTGCGGTAGAACATTATTTAACTTAGAAGAAGTTGTGGCAAAAGTTAGAGCAGCTACCATCCATTTGACAGGACTAGATATAGCAGTGATGGGTTGTATCGTTAATGGACCTGGAGAGATGGCAGATGCAGACTATGGTTATGTAGGTAAAGGTGTTGGAACGATTGCGCTTTATAGAAATAGAGATGAAATCAAGAGGGTACCTGAGGATGAAGGAGTTCAGGCCTTAGTTGATTTAATTAAAGAAGATGGTAAATGGGTAGACCCTTAA
- a CDS encoding S41 family peptidase gives MLKRFLKICLLIATFPSPSFSFQANSSTLITNNPKEIIDQVWQIIYRDFLDYSGKYKAKDWIKLRKEILSTKYFDNDDAYIAIKDMLAKLDDPYTRFLDPKEFNEMRIDTTGELMGVGIQISLDEITKKIIVVSPIEGTPAFIAGIKPNDIIVSINGKTIEGFTIDSTVKLIRGKKGTKVELGIIRDNELFNVTLIRDRIEINVVDSRINNTVSGAKIGYLRLKQFNAKSPKEMSLSINKLEQQQPFGYVLDLRSNPGGLLEASIEIARQWLNTGIIVSTKTKDGITDTRKAKSRALTNRPVVVLINEGSASASEILSGAIKDNKRGVLVGKKTFGKGLVQSVRSLSDGSGLTVTVAKYLTPSGKDINKNGIEPDIRAELVLNDKNILTNSDLGTLKDSQYVAAENILLKKFRVESNQKSYDPLNSNLFYALKK, from the coding sequence ATGTTGAAGAGATTTTTAAAAATATGTTTATTAATAGCCACTTTTCCTTCGCCATCTTTTTCCTTTCAGGCTAATTCTTCTACTTTGATTACTAACAATCCAAAGGAGATAATTGATCAGGTTTGGCAAATTATATATCGTGACTTTTTGGATTATTCAGGTAAATATAAGGCAAAGGATTGGATTAAATTAAGGAAGGAAATACTGTCAACCAAATATTTTGATAATGACGATGCATACATAGCTATTAAAGATATGTTGGCAAAATTAGATGATCCTTATACAAGATTTTTAGATCCTAAAGAATTCAATGAAATGAGAATAGATACAACTGGTGAATTAATGGGAGTGGGTATTCAGATTTCTCTAGATGAAATTACTAAAAAAATTATTGTCGTATCTCCAATAGAGGGGACACCAGCCTTTATCGCGGGTATTAAACCTAATGATATTATCGTATCTATCAATGGTAAAACCATAGAGGGGTTTACCATTGATAGTACCGTTAAGCTTATTAGAGGTAAAAAAGGAACGAAGGTTGAACTAGGTATAATTAGAGACAATGAATTATTTAATGTCACATTAATACGAGATAGAATTGAAATTAATGTGGTTGATAGTCGAATAAATAATACGGTTTCAGGGGCGAAAATTGGTTATCTAAGGTTAAAACAATTCAATGCAAAATCTCCAAAAGAGATGAGTTTATCGATTAATAAATTAGAACAACAACAACCTTTTGGTTATGTATTAGACCTTAGAAGTAATCCTGGTGGGTTGCTTGAAGCAAGCATTGAAATAGCAAGACAATGGTTAAATACAGGTATTATTGTTAGTACTAAAACAAAAGATGGTATTACTGATACTAGGAAAGCAAAAAGCAGAGCCTTAACCAACAGACCAGTAGTAGTTTTAATCAATGAAGGATCTGCTAGTGCTAGCGAGATTCTCTCTGGAGCAATTAAAGATAATAAAAGAGGAGTATTGGTTGGGAAAAAGACTTTTGGTAAAGGACTAGTTCAGTCTGTAAGATCACTTTCTGATGGATCAGGTCTAACAGTTACTGTCGCTAAATATTTAACACCAAGTGGTAAAGATATTAATAAAAATGGTATAGAGCCTGACATTAGAGCAGAGCTTGTGTTAAATGATAAAAATATATTAACAAATTCTGATTTAGGAACTTTAAAAGATAGTCAATATGTAGCGGCTGAAAATATATTACTTAAAAAGTTTAGAGTTGAAAGTAATCAAAAATCTTATGACCCCTTAAATTCTAATTTATTCTACGCCCTGAAGAAATAG
- a CDS encoding DUF1543 domain-containing protein translates to MDLSLFIVVLGGRSLKSNIEIHDVRWVLGESIEDTFPELRKQWIGKKSGLHIDSYKCIKYVDGYEIVLSKSSKDSLISPKIEDLSLWFVNLGGYNPKKMYEEHDFNLIVAKKAIEAKKKAKKDWETNLKNKHNDDCSGINYLEKVEDMHPIKIKNWEISLIPDPEKRSEKIIPDWYGYRRIDNL, encoded by the coding sequence ATGGATTTATCCCTTTTTATTGTTGTATTAGGGGGAAGAAGCTTAAAAAGCAATATAGAAATACACGATGTTAGATGGGTTTTAGGTGAATCAATAGAGGATACATTTCCTGAGCTTAGAAAACAATGGATAGGGAAGAAAAGTGGTCTTCACATTGATAGTTATAAGTGTATTAAATATGTTGATGGATATGAAATAGTCCTATCTAAATCCAGTAAAGATAGTTTAATTAGTCCAAAAATAGAAGATTTATCACTTTGGTTTGTTAATTTAGGGGGATACAATCCAAAAAAGATGTATGAAGAACACGACTTCAATCTAATTGTCGCAAAAAAAGCTATTGAGGCAAAGAAAAAAGCAAAAAAAGATTGGGAAACAAATTTAAAGAATAAACATAATGATGACTGTTCAGGTATAAATTATTTGGAAAAAGTTGAAGATATGCACCCTATTAAAATAAAGAATTGGGAAATAAGTCTCATACCTGATCCTGAAAAAAGAAGTGAAAAAATTATTCCTGACTGGTACGGATATAGAAGAATTGACAATTTATAG
- the nadA gene encoding quinolinate synthase NadA, whose product MSVSNKRINLTDEINSLRKKRNAIILAHYYQEPAIQDIADFIGDSLELSRKASETNADVIVFCGVHFMAETAKILCPDKTVLLPDFDAGCTLADDCQPDDFQEFLDKHPDHFAISYINCSAAVKAKSDLICTSSNAVDLVKQLPKDLPILFSPDRNLGRWVERQSGRKLTLWPGRCLVHETFNEESLIKLRIKNPTAEVLAHPECQQNLLDLADFIGSTSKLLNYSQKSKNDKFIVLTEPGIIHQMRLKDPLKTYIEVPGLDGCSCNECPYMRMNTLEKVYKCLKEMSPELKMDEHIRAMAYKPMKKMLDMSN is encoded by the coding sequence ATATCAGTCTCAAATAAAAGAATTAATCTCACTGATGAGATCAATTCTTTGCGCAAAAAAAGAAATGCAATAATTCTTGCTCATTACTATCAAGAGCCTGCAATACAAGATATCGCCGATTTCATTGGAGATTCACTTGAGTTATCCAGAAAAGCCTCGGAGACAAATGCTGACGTCATTGTTTTTTGTGGCGTTCATTTCATGGCTGAGACAGCAAAGATCCTATGTCCAGATAAAACTGTTCTTCTTCCTGATTTTGATGCTGGGTGCACACTGGCAGACGACTGCCAGCCAGATGACTTTCAAGAATTCTTAGACAAACATCCCGATCATTTTGCTATCAGCTATATCAATTGCAGCGCAGCGGTAAAAGCAAAAAGCGATCTAATTTGTACAAGTAGTAATGCCGTTGATCTTGTAAAACAATTACCCAAAGATTTACCAATTTTATTTTCGCCAGACAGGAATCTTGGTAGATGGGTTGAACGTCAGAGTGGTCGAAAATTAACTTTGTGGCCTGGAAGATGCCTTGTTCATGAGACTTTTAATGAAGAATCTCTAATAAAGTTAAGAATCAAGAACCCAACAGCTGAAGTACTTGCCCACCCAGAGTGCCAACAAAATCTATTAGATTTGGCAGATTTCATTGGCTCAACAAGCAAATTGCTGAATTACTCTCAAAAAAGTAAAAACGATAAATTCATAGTGCTTACTGAACCAGGAATAATCCACCAAATGAGATTAAAAGACCCTCTTAAAACATATATTGAAGTCCCTGGTTTAGATGGATGTAGTTGCAATGAATGTCCATATATGAGAATGAATACCTTAGAAAAAGTATATAAGTGTTTAAAAGAAATGAGCCCAGAATTAAAAATGGACGAACATATTCGAGCAATGGCCTATAAACCAATGAAAAAGATGTTAGATATGAGTAATTAA
- a CDS encoding TIGR04168 family protein has protein sequence MRIAIAGDLHGSWSQDDLDLLLELNPDGVLFVGDLSDGDLRIVRAINKISIPTSVILGNHDRGKDWSGDILKAQLDLLGEKNCAWNLSKWKLNELSVVGARPCSGGGGFFLTQEVKAVFGEVSLDESVLRIVSAAKSAPLDFPLLILAHSGPVGLGSESSSLCGRDWKLPSMDWGDKDLGIAIDQIRKFRIPELVVFGHTHHQLRIGGNRTRKTFAKDLWGTSYLNAACVPRRGIDSAGENLCHFSWVEFSNGKLIHASHRWFRNDASIAYKEILLDQNN, from the coding sequence ATCCGAATCGCTATCGCTGGGGATTTGCATGGGTCATGGAGTCAGGATGATCTGGATTTGCTTTTGGAACTGAATCCAGATGGGGTTTTATTTGTTGGTGACTTATCAGATGGTGATTTAAGAATTGTTCGGGCAATAAATAAAATCTCTATTCCTACATCAGTAATACTTGGAAATCATGATAGAGGGAAAGACTGGTCAGGCGACATTTTGAAAGCCCAATTGGATTTGTTAGGTGAAAAGAATTGTGCCTGGAATTTGTCCAAATGGAAATTAAATGAGCTTTCTGTAGTTGGAGCTAGACCTTGCAGCGGTGGGGGAGGATTTTTCTTGACTCAAGAGGTTAAGGCGGTTTTCGGTGAGGTCAGCCTTGATGAATCTGTGCTTAGGATTGTTTCAGCGGCTAAGTCTGCACCATTAGATTTTCCTCTATTAATACTTGCTCATTCAGGACCAGTTGGTCTTGGATCAGAATCTTCTAGTCTTTGTGGAAGAGATTGGAAATTGCCATCAATGGATTGGGGAGATAAAGATCTTGGTATTGCAATTGATCAAATTCGTAAATTTAGGATTCCAGAATTAGTGGTTTTTGGTCACACTCATCATCAATTAAGAATTGGGGGTAATCGAACTAGAAAAACTTTTGCTAAAGATCTATGGGGGACTTCATATTTAAATGCAGCTTGTGTTCCTAGAAGAGGTATTGATTCGGCAGGGGAGAATTTATGTCATTTTTCTTGGGTTGAGTTCTCTAATGGCAAGCTGATTCATGCATCGCATAGATGGTTTAGGAATGATGCCTCAATAGCTTATAAAGAGATTTTATTGGATCAAAACAATTAG
- a CDS encoding TPM domain-containing protein: MFSMEGTTFAYDNPDLLPKEQTPIIDLAKALSEKQRLDLETSLNSYEEETGWKIRVLSQFEKTPGLAVKDYWNLDETSLLIVADPRGGNLLSFNVGDAYFALMPRIFWVELQTRFGNQFYVRDNGEDGAILASIKAVESCLDRGGCEVVPGLPQEQWQWTLLTSLLGGIIAGFAASPRKGNESFSIGWLLLLSPLWVMLFGIFGIAPVVTRTNDILPLMRNILGFIGSAIGAYLIAERKFKDPDLDKQT; this comes from the coding sequence ATGTTTTCTATGGAAGGAACCACATTTGCTTACGATAATCCTGATCTCTTACCAAAAGAACAAACACCAATAATTGATCTTGCGAAAGCATTAAGCGAAAAACAAAGGTTAGATTTGGAAACCTCACTAAATTCTTATGAAGAAGAAACTGGTTGGAAAATAAGGGTATTGTCGCAATTTGAAAAAACCCCTGGTTTAGCCGTTAAGGACTATTGGAATCTAGACGAAACAAGTTTACTTATTGTTGCCGACCCGAGAGGGGGGAATTTACTTAGTTTTAACGTTGGAGATGCATATTTTGCATTAATGCCCAGAATCTTTTGGGTGGAATTACAAACAAGATTTGGAAACCAATTTTATGTAAGAGATAACGGTGAGGACGGAGCAATTTTAGCCTCAATAAAAGCCGTAGAAAGCTGTTTAGATCGTGGTGGTTGCGAAGTGGTACCTGGGTTGCCTCAGGAACAATGGCAATGGACATTATTAACCTCATTATTGGGGGGGATTATTGCAGGTTTCGCAGCATCACCAAGAAAAGGTAATGAATCATTTTCAATAGGATGGTTATTGCTTCTCTCACCTCTTTGGGTAATGCTATTTGGTATTTTTGGCATTGCTCCTGTAGTAACAAGAACTAATGATATTTTGCCCTTAATGAGAAATATTTTGGGATTTATAGGCTCTGCGATTGGTGCTTATTTGATTGCGGAAAGAAAATTTAAGGACCCTGATTTAGATAAGCAAACATAA
- a CDS encoding class I SAM-dependent methyltransferase, whose protein sequence is MIDPTARCPKWLVDHMSNCGGSISFYKYMNLVLNDPKNGFYSTGRLNIGKKGDFCTSPSLGNDFARLLAIQVVDWFLDLKKSGIESELFSLVEIGPGEGSLSRDLIVAIAEIAPALIRKMELILIELNVGMRERQEKVVNNLEGINCRWSNIEDLISKPVTGVVIANEVLDAFPVERLVFTKNKVFRQGVSLKKINNEYFLELVDLRPTQAIMRFLQDSKSLLNIEFPPKDICDRWITEWHCDVPILFDKLSKILINGSLLVVDYAMESKRYYNAIRKDGTLISYRNQKANSNILKDPGLSDLTAHLCIESTINYALSNGWKFMGETRQGQALLALGLSSFLYSLQNTSSQDLSAALNRRESLLRLVDPMGLGEFRWLAFQKDNNYDLVFNNRFLEEPIN, encoded by the coding sequence ATGATTGACCCGACTGCGAGATGTCCTAAATGGTTAGTTGATCACATGAGCAATTGTGGCGGATCAATTAGCTTTTACAAATATATGAATCTAGTTTTAAACGACCCTAAAAATGGATTTTATTCAACTGGAAGATTGAATATTGGAAAGAAAGGAGATTTTTGCACCTCACCATCTTTGGGAAACGATTTTGCACGTTTATTAGCTATTCAGGTTGTTGATTGGTTTCTCGATCTAAAAAAATCAGGAATTGAATCCGAATTGTTTTCTCTTGTTGAAATTGGACCAGGAGAAGGTTCTTTATCAAGAGATTTGATAGTGGCAATTGCTGAGATTGCACCTGCTTTAATCAGAAAAATGGAGCTTATTTTAATTGAATTAAATGTAGGAATGAGAGAACGACAAGAAAAAGTAGTTAATAACTTGGAGGGCATTAATTGTCGCTGGAGCAACATCGAAGATCTTATTTCAAAGCCAGTAACAGGTGTAGTTATTGCGAATGAAGTTTTAGATGCTTTCCCAGTAGAAAGATTAGTTTTTACTAAAAATAAAGTTTTTAGACAAGGAGTTTCTTTGAAGAAAATAAATAATGAATATTTTTTGGAGTTAGTTGACCTCAGGCCTACTCAAGCGATTATGAGATTTCTGCAAGATTCGAAAAGTCTTTTAAATATTGAGTTTCCACCAAAGGATATTTGTGATAGATGGATTACAGAATGGCATTGTGATGTGCCGATTTTGTTTGATAAGTTGTCTAAGATTTTAATCAATGGCTCATTATTAGTTGTCGACTATGCGATGGAATCGAAACGGTATTACAACGCAATTAGAAAGGACGGTACTCTTATTTCTTACAGGAATCAAAAAGCAAATTCAAATATTTTGAAAGATCCTGGCTTGAGTGATTTAACAGCACATTTATGTATTGAATCAACTATTAATTATGCCTTGTCCAACGGATGGAAGTTTATGGGTGAGACTAGGCAGGGACAAGCTTTATTAGCATTAGGACTTTCAAGCTTTCTATATTCTCTTCAAAATACAAGTAGTCAAGATTTGTCGGCCGCCTTAAATCGAAGAGAATCATTATTGAGGCTGGTTGATCCAATGGGACTGGGGGAATTTAGGTGGTTAGCTTTCCAGAAGGATAATAATTATGATTTAGTTTTTAACAATCGTTTTCTCGAGGAACCAATCAACTAA
- the aroB gene encoding 3-dehydroquinate synthase, with translation MNKDNLHIQVSLTSNPYEIVIGKSSLECIGDELRKIGFKEGLKVLVVSNKEVSDHYGNCIINSLNKSKYNPRLLTLKAGEEQKNQSSIDLIHDAAYEARLERGSLMIALGGGVIGDMTGFAAATWLRGIHVVQIPTTLLAMVDASIGGKTGINHSKGKNLIGAFHQPKLVLIDPKTLATLPAREFKAGMAEIIKYGVISDLDLFELLESQDNISELSTIKENLLVEIIQRSAMSKAEIVMKDEKESGVRAFLNYGHTFGHVIENLCGYGKWLHGEAVAMGMVAVGQLALQRGLWKEIDAKRQKQLIEKAGLPTKWPELELESVLSSIQGDKKVMNGKVSFVMPLKIGAVKLFNNVSNKEIDECLQKLS, from the coding sequence GTGAATAAAGACAACCTCCATATTCAAGTTTCTTTAACTAGCAACCCATACGAAATAGTTATAGGTAAAAGTAGTCTTGAATGTATAGGAGATGAGCTACGTAAAATTGGTTTCAAGGAAGGACTAAAAGTATTAGTTGTATCCAACAAAGAAGTCTCTGATCATTATGGTAATTGCATAATTAACAGTCTGAATAAAAGTAAGTACAACCCAAGGCTTTTAACATTAAAAGCAGGAGAAGAACAGAAAAATCAATCTTCTATAGATTTAATTCACGATGCAGCTTATGAAGCCAGGCTAGAGAGAGGATCTTTAATGATTGCCCTCGGAGGTGGCGTGATTGGAGATATGACTGGTTTTGCTGCTGCTACTTGGTTGCGTGGAATTCATGTAGTCCAAATCCCTACGACGTTACTCGCAATGGTTGATGCCTCTATTGGAGGTAAAACAGGTATAAATCATTCGAAAGGAAAAAATCTTATTGGTGCTTTTCATCAACCTAAATTAGTTTTGATAGACCCTAAAACGTTAGCGACGCTTCCAGCTAGAGAGTTCAAAGCAGGTATGGCTGAAATAATAAAATATGGAGTTATATCAGACCTAGACCTATTCGAACTTCTGGAGAGTCAAGATAATATTTCTGAGCTATCCACAATAAAAGAGAATCTGTTAGTAGAAATAATCCAGCGTTCTGCTATGTCTAAAGCAGAAATTGTTATGAAAGATGAGAAGGAAAGTGGAGTAAGAGCATTTTTAAATTATGGACATACATTTGGCCACGTAATAGAAAATCTTTGTGGGTATGGGAAATGGCTACATGGTGAGGCAGTCGCAATGGGTATGGTTGCAGTTGGTCAGCTAGCATTGCAAAGGGGACTCTGGAAAGAGATTGATGCAAAAAGGCAAAAACAATTAATAGAGAAAGCAGGTTTACCCACTAAGTGGCCAGAGCTTGAGCTAGAAAGTGTTCTAAGCTCAATTCAAGGAGACAAAAAAGTTATGAATGGCAAAGTAAGTTTTGTTATGCCCTTAAAAATTGGGGCTGTAAAATTATTCAATAATGTCTCAAATAAAGAGATAGATGAATGCTTGCAAAAGCTTAGTTGA